The nucleotide window actgttcaaatggttatcaaaatgttaataataatattaataacaagcAATATTATGTTTTggatttcatatatatatatatatatatatatatatatatatatatacatatacacacacacacacacacacacacacagtaatttcGCTGATAGCACGTAGTTATGTGTGTGCTGTCAGataattattagtagttatgatgataataaacacacaaaaacagctaaaacaggGCTCCAGTATCAGCGTTATTTTTGCGCATTTTTTTTGCGCATTCTCGACGCATAATGGATCATAAAAGAAGGGCCGGGAAGTGCCAGACGGCGAAGCTGAGCTGCCATTGGTCGGTGTTTTACAGTTAGAGGGCGGGCTCTGCAATGCGGAAGTCGTCACGGGGGTACTGTGACGTTGCACCGGGCAGATGGAGAAAACAGTcgatgtttttaatgtttgcttTATATTTAACTTCCGTTTTGTAAGCCTACATATGTGTTTGTGCAGGTGTTTGTGTCCGGGACATTTATAGTATTGTAGAAATGAAGATCTGGAGCACGGAGCATGTATTCAGGTAGTAAAGATGATCGTGAGCACGTTTGACACATGACAGTTTTAATTACACGGTTAATCTTTCTATGTGGATCATAGATCATGTATTATAATAAACCTGTTCTATAAAGAACTTTAGGATCTTATCCTTAATAAATCATCTATCCCCATAACAATCACACATGTACAGTAGGTGGCATCCACACTGGCTTTACTTCAATACTGTTCCCCTGTGTGTTACCCAGACCCATGATGACCAGTGGACTGGGATTGTCACATGTCCAgcctttttgtttctttgttataTCCACTTTCACATTCTCTAGGTCATGATGGGGAAATCATGACTTAAAAACAGTTTTGTGTTGTGAGATTCTTCCCATTTTGTTGTAATATTACCTTAGTTTCTAGTTCCTCATGTAACTCTTTCGAGACATGCGGATTCACCTGATTCATCCCAACGACCGACCTCTGGATGGAGTCTCTAATGAGAGGCCACTGTTTGCAGCTGATGAGTGTTTCATATGAACAACCTAAAGATCCAttaagttactgagcaactcaagaactattaggatggatttggactgtaattaatctCAAAGTCTGCTACAGTGGATTTGGACctcagttctgcatttaaaaacCCGTCACTGAACAGCAAATCTTAACAATgattaaactataaataatggacattcggtgctacccagatgatgatgggttcccttttgaatctggttcctctgaaggtttcttcctcatattcaTATTCCTCATattatctcagggagttttgccacagttgccactggctcactcattggggtaaacttataaggaacaaacttggATGTTCCAACTTCATGAACTCTTTATAGTGAAATAGTGCCTGTATACAGTCCACCAGTTTATTGGGCAATACGTTTAGAGCATAAAGTGAGAAATTCTACAGAACGAAGCCcagtacttttgttttttacatttacatttaaaattcattattttcctcaccaCCTTTTTCTGCTCTTCACAGCTATCCTTGGGAGACAGTAATTAAAGCAGCGATGAGAAAGTACCCTAATCCTATGAACCCCTGCGTGGTAGGAGTGGACGTCCTGGACAGGAACCTGGATAAACATGGCCGTCTCCACAGCCATCGTCTCCTGAGCACTGAGTGGGGCCTGCCGAGTGTAGTGCGAGCGGTTAGTAATCCGCTCAGTGGGGTCCACAGAGACCACATGAGACCACATTTATATATTGAgattgttgggttttttttttttcatatgaagaaataatggttttaaaatgtttaattattatgacagcaaatgctAGGAATATTTAATATGCCCGAATTCTGCACTATTTCTAGTTAAATCAGCAAATATGAGGAACAGATTTTCCTCACCTCTGAGCCTTAATGAATCCTGTATTCAGACCACACTCGGATGGATTTGATATGAAACGGATCATAAGGTTTTGCGAAGTCTGCACCAGCTCGAGTGCACACTGTCGAGAAAAAATGCAGATATACTGAATACTAACAAACTCTtaaattttattgaaaaaaatgtaaaagctcGTCAGCATGCATAAAACCATCATGGCTATTATAAACACCGGCTcatccaaactgcacagtgttcTCAATTCTTGTTTTGAGTGGAACTTGATGTGGAGATCTTGTTGTTTGTTCTGCCTTTCTGTTCATTGTGGTTGTAGAAAGTGCTTATTTTAGGTACTATATCCTCCCTGTCAGCTGATCGTGACCATGCTGGTCGTTCTTCTCTGAgcactattttatatatatatatatttatttatgtgtgtatgtgtatatatattcaaatataaatatacattggtctatatataaactatatataatgttagaatatacattttaaggTATCTTTTTAAAACTGTCTTTTTGTAGATACTGGGAACAAGTCGATCCACCACATATATTAAAGAGCATTCCATTGTTGATCCtgtagagaaaaaaatggaGCTTTGCTCAACAAACGTGAGTATTCACATACAAGAAAAGACTACATATCTTTTTGGTTTTgattatatattgtgtatatataattatgtgtgtatgtgtgtgtcttcacTAACATTACAGTATATTCTTGTCTAACCTCAGAGTCTTCTTTCAGGTGTGTTGCTTCAGAACAGTTTTGAATGGTGTAAATCATTCCTGTGATATTAACATGAATTGTTTGGATTGTTTTTAGATAACCCTCACAAATTTAA belongs to Silurus meridionalis isolate SWU-2019-XX chromosome 4, ASM1480568v1, whole genome shotgun sequence and includes:
- the prelid3a gene encoding PRELI domain containing protein 3A — its product is MKIWSTEHVFSYPWETVIKAAMRKYPNPMNPCVVGVDVLDRNLDKHGRLHSHRLLSTEWGLPSVVRAILGTSRSTTYIKEHSIVDPVEKKMELCSTNITLTNLISVDERLVYRPHSENPDVTVLTQEAIITVKGISLSNYLEGLMALSMSANARKGWDAIEWIIKNSEREKVPLCDMC